In one window of Corynebacterium incognita DNA:
- a CDS encoding transcriptional regulator, translated as MDPTLDPVIHPLPRLKICGVLAAEGAYEAEIRGEMRFGALRDRLGIKDAALSKQLKHLEEAGYITRFREYGLTRDKDTVWVMLTAKGKTAFDAHVAALQEIAGSSESTAD; from the coding sequence ATGGACCCGACATTAGACCCAGTCATTCACCCGCTTCCCAGGCTCAAGATTTGCGGTGTGCTGGCGGCGGAGGGGGCCTACGAAGCAGAAATCCGCGGGGAGATGCGCTTCGGCGCGCTGCGCGATCGGTTAGGTATCAAAGACGCCGCGCTGTCCAAGCAACTTAAACACCTGGAAGAAGCCGGATATATCACCCGGTTTCGCGAATATGGTCTGACCCGCGACAAGGACACCGTGTGGGTCATGCTCACAGCCAAAGGGAAGACGGCTTTCGACGCCCACGTGGCTGCCCTGCAGGAGATTGCCGGGTCGTCGGAAAGCACAGCGGACTAG